A genomic region of Papaver somniferum cultivar HN1 chromosome 7, ASM357369v1, whole genome shotgun sequence contains the following coding sequences:
- the LOC113295769 gene encoding AAA-ATPase At3g50940-like produces MDYIMNGNWNWKDGLTDWKSMASMYASLTLLRGAVRDLVPPEIYQLAKTSYSYFFSKVQPKYLTIHIHQYENGYDNTIFKAVECYLSTKCYTSSSELLRLSKIKNAKNHTYTMVPKQVIEDIFRGIRINWTLLENEETKEYKSARGYYLEVSFESKYKEVVNSAYLPYIITEAEVFKFHNRGKKLYTNRYGGSWSQVCLFSHPSTFDTIAIDPSLKKEIQDDLKKFVSRSEFYSRVGKAWKRGYLLYGPPGTGKTSLIAAFANYLEFDIYDMELTSVSRNEDLRELLINTSSKSIIVVEDIDCSIHIDNRKKKNKRRRNNDSNSVSLSGVLNFVDGLWSPCAGERLIIFTTNHKEKLDPALLRSGRMDKHILLSYCNMESFKVLAKNYLKLEEHELMKEVEELLRLLEITPADVAECLMSYDEDPDSGMRNVIEQLKKRLHAKNNENKEKDTKKKSRSDIKETQKAKKKKEEMKKKKESKKKREEESDDSDNSESSDESESSDESDNRTAQMTRTTLPSQLVQRIQMVMKQLDQMMNQMNYILPMKRGWR; encoded by the exons ATGGATTACATCATGAATGGCAATTGGAACTGGAAAGATGGTCTCACGGATTGGAAATCTATGGCTTCCATGTATGCATCACTGACACTATTGAGAGGCGCGGTTAGAGATTTAGTAC CTCCTGAAATATATCAACTTGCAAAAACTTCATACTCTTACTTCTTCTCTAAAGTTCAACCAAAGTATCTTACAATACATATTCACCAATACGAAAACGGTTATGATAACACTATTTTCAAAGCAGTTGAATGTTATCTTAGTACAAAGTGTTATACATCTTCTTCCGAATTGCTAAGGCTATCTAAAATCAAGAATGCAAAGAACCATACTTACACTATGGTTCCAAAGCAAGTAATTGAAGATATCTTCAGAGGAATTCGTATCAATTGGACTTTGTTAGAGAATGAGGAGACAAAAGAATACAAAAGCGCTAGAGGATACTATTTGGAGGTTTCTTTTGAAAGTAAATATAAGGAGGTTGTGAATTCAGCTTATCTTCCTTATATAATCACAGAAGCAGAAGTTTTCAAATTCCACAACAGAGGGAAGAAACTATACACCAATCGGTACGGAGGTAGCTGGTCACAGGTCTGTCTTTTCAGTCATCCTTCTACGTTCGATACAATTGCAATTGACCCTTCTCTTAAAAAAGAGATTCAAGATGATCTAAAGAAATTTGTGAGCAGAAGTGAGTTTTATTCTAGAGTTGGAAAAGCATGGAAAAGAGGTTACCTTCTCTATGGTCCTCCTGGAACAGGAAAAACAAGTTTGATTGCTGCATTTGCTAATTACTTGGAATTTGATATATATGACATGGAATTAACTTCTGTTAGCAGGAATGAAGACTTAAGAGAGCTGTTAATAAATACTTCAAGCAAATCTATCATTGTGGTCGAAGATATTGATTGTTCAATACATATTGATAaccgaaaaaagaaaaacaagcgtAGAAGGAACAATGACTCTAATTCTGTGAGCTTGTCTGgtgttttgaactttgttgatggaCTTTGGTCACCTTGCGCCGGAGAAAGGTTGATTATATTTACAACGAATCATAAGGAGAAACTCGATCCGGCTCTGCTGAGGTCAGGTCGAATGGACAAACATATTTTGCTTTCTTATTGTAATATGGAATCATTTAaggttttggcaaagaattattTGAAACTTGAAGAACATGAGTTGATGAAAGAAGTTGAAGAACTGCTGAGATTACTTGAGATTACACCAGCTGATGTTGCAGAGTGTTTAATGAGTTATGATGAAGATCCAGACTCGGGTATGAGAAATGTGATTGAACAGCTGAAGAAGAGATTGCATGCGAAGAACAacgaaaacaaagaaaaagatacCAAGAAGAAATCACGATCTGATATCAAAGAAACACAAAAGgccaagaagaaaaaagaagagatgaagaagaaaaaagaaagtaagaagaaaagagaagaagagtcAGATGATTCAGATAACTCAGAGAGCTCAGATGAGTCAGAGAGCTCAGACGAGTCCGATAATCGAACAGCTCAGATGACTCGGACAACTCTGCCGAGTCAACTGGTTCAGAGGATTCAGATGGTTATGAAACAGCTGGATCAAATGATGAATCAGATGAATTACATTTTACCGATGAAACGAGGATGGCGATAA